Within Macaca nemestrina isolate mMacNem1 chromosome 12, mMacNem.hap1, whole genome shotgun sequence, the genomic segment CATATTGGACTTGGGGTGACACTCAGGGCTGCCATTCTTATAATACCTTCCTTAGGGCTCATCAAATGCTGTCTTAAACATTATCGAACTACAGTCATCTCTCACTCTTATTGTGAGCACATGGCCATTGTGAAGCTGGCTATTGAAGATATCCGAGTCAACAAGATATATGGCCTATTTGTTGCCTTCGCAATCCTAGGGTTTGACATAATCTTTATTACCTTGTCCTATGTCCAAATTTTTATCACTGTCTTTCAGCTGCCCCAGAAGGAGGCACGATTCAAGGCCTTCAATACATGCATTGCCCACATTTGTGTCTTCCTACAGTTCTACCTTCttgccttcttctctttcttcacaCACAGGTTTGGTTCACATATACCACCATATGTTCATATCCTCTTGTCAAATCTTTACCTGTTAGTTCCACCTTTTCTCAACCCTATTGTCTATGGAGTGAAGACCAAGCAAATTCGTGACCATGTTCTGAAagtgtttttcttcaaaaaagtAACTTGATCATTAGTGACTCCTATAGAGATTTAGGGTTGGTTCTAAGTAAAAACCTAAATGTAATGAAAGTCACAGATCAATATTCTCAAACTACTAGCTCAacacatacctgtaattctaAAGTACACCTCACTTTTTAGTATTTGCTTTGAATctatattttgataaatttggAATCATTTATGTGTCTTATCTACTTTATCTGAAATActtatcaatataaaaataatatgaaatcagTAATACCAACATCTGCAACATGAAACTTATGTAATTCAACCAATGACTATAAACACCAAGGAATGTACAAGGAGAGAatgcaaaaaaattgaaaaatattaaacatattcacaaatatcatttttagaaaaataaaatcagggatCTGGGTTTACATATCAAATATCCTTCTAGAACCagataattttattgatttttacctAATTTGAGTTTTACTCACGTTTGGAAGTTTAAGTTCAATAATTGAACATACAAATTCTGTTACCCACTGAAAGCATCTTGAGTACAGAAACTGTATCTTATTTACCCTTTATCAGCAATACAGAGGACAATGCCTCTGTATTGCTTAGAATCTAAGTAAAAATGACATTGAATAATGAACagagtaaacattttatttgtgtCAATTAATGGTATTCAAAAGCCACAAATTTGGAGACTCTAAGGTAATATGCAATCTTACCATACAGAAAACCTGCATACTAGAGATTTTATTTCCGTATTATCAGGGTAAAAGAAAGGTGAAGACTTGAAATAATCGTTATGCAAACCTGAAATAATATATTGGCTAAACACAGAACTGACATATAAGAAACCACCTCCTGAATAAGGACTTTAGTCAAGACAgaaccaaataattttttttttcctaagaatcaAGTTGACAGAGAGAGTCATCTGAATCACTAATTTTGAAAAGATGCATGGTCGAAGGAATAAATAATACAGTAAAACGTTCTGATGTAAAAAATCATATCATTCAAGAGGCAGATATAGATTCATgtaattttggggaaaaatctTGTCAATAATGTAGAAATAACTTTGAGTCATAATATGTTTGTTTGTTAAATAAAGTTTATGTAAACATTAACTGTATTTAGAAAGAATCAAAAATACAATGACAAAAGATAAAACAACATGTTAGTTGATAGGCAGACATGTTAAAAATTGTTGAATTATATAAGCAAAACTTAATCATGAAATAACCATTTTAATTCTGTATTAGAGCATTAAATATTTCAGTAGTTATGCCATTAATAATGCAGAAAGAATAATTAATGAGGAGTTAttctcccaaaagaaaaaaaagtcataaatataTGAATTCTTTCAGAAAAGTTAGTATGCATGAAGGATAAAGAATAAAGATAATAAGCATGTGATATTCCTAAAtaagaaaccaaaacaaacaataTGATGATAACTACAGATTAATCACGAGTGAATGAAAAAACTGTATTTCAAAGTATCTGGTATAAAAATGCAccaaattatataaatgaaaatagacaaaACACCCATATTGGAAAAtatcaacagaaaataaaaattcaacataaGTCTATcagaaaaaacacattaaatatcCTAAAAAACACatgttgtttttccttctctggaGTATGAGGGAACACAAACAACAAAGATCATAAAAACGCACATTATctaatggaaaaaattaaatgaaaaatttgtgTCATAATTAGACTGTGGGTTGGCATTTCAAGTCATTTAAATCTGtaattaataaaaagaacaattaCAGCGCATAATAATATTACTAGTTTCTGTAACATTGTTGTCCCTGTCCAGTGTTCTCTGCTAAAGAAACCCCAGCCAGTCTGCTGAAGCAATCTCCACATGGAGTATGGCATCTGGTCCAGCTGGTTTCAGCTAGGTGCCAGTCAGCACACAGATCTGTTTGACCTCTTGATTGCCTTTTGGTCTTCTTTACAGGTCAAATTTGTTCCGTGCTGAAGATCTGGGTTCATATTACCTTTTTTTAAGGTGTAAAAAAAGAGACCTGGCTTCAAAATGAGGTTGTGCAGATATTTTCTGGGAGTCCGCTCCATTGCTCTTCAATTGAGGGCTCTGGCTAATTGGATGCAGAGTCTGAGGTAATGGACAGCCACTTATAGCAGCTAGAGGGCTGAGATATGAGTCAGACTCATATGCCCTGACTATGATGCAACGAACATCTTAAAACGAGACATTTATTCCAAGAGTGAATTGTTTGAGGGCTCGAAGGGATTGCCTTAAGTTAAAGATGGATAAACAGGTATCAAAGCTAGGAATCAAAAAGGTCTGTGATTCTCCATTATCCTTCCTTTAACATTCTACATACCCCTGGGCATGTTATTTCCTCTTCTCTACAATGGGGCTAACAATACAAGCCTCAGAGACTTGTGAGGAATATGTGAGAAAAGGGTCTTCAAGTATGTAGCACAGATCTAGGCTAAAACACACCTTAAACATGTAGGCCCAGGTGTACATACTCTGAGAATTAAGACTCAGAGAAAAATGATTTCAGGTTTAAGTGCAAAGAGACAGAAATGAATGGAGCAGAGTCCAGGATAGCTGTGTGGCTGACGATCCTCTAGCTGGAGCTAGGTCAATGTCTTTGGGCAGAGTGTGTGTGTAACATGCTCAGAAACATGCCAACTGAGACAACAGAATACCTTGGTGATCTTTATTCAACTGTTTATTTTTACTGAGATAGAATTCACATGACATAATATTAGTAATTTTAAAGTATGCAATTTGATGATTTTTAGTGTATTATAAAggctgtgcaaccatcatcactacctaattccaaaatatttttgtcgtcctaaaaaaaaatctatacacaTTAGTAGCCACACCGGATTACTTCTGTTCCCCCCATTTCCAGTCTTAGCAATCTCTaatctcttttctgtttcaatgGATTTTCCTGTCTGgatgttttatataaataaagcatTTCATATGTGAACTCTTCTATTGACTTTTTTCAACTCTTTTCAATTAATTCTtatattaatgtaatattttaaaggttAATCCATGTACAATATATCAgtaatgcatttctttttaaggttgagtgatattccattatatgggtatgccacattttattcatttagccatcagttgatagacatttacaatgctttcactttttggctatcaTTAGCTTTCATTAAAAAACATCACTAAGAGACCCATTTGATGTTATTTGTCATACATTTAAAACCAGTCTCATCAACATTTTTCTTCAGTAAAATTCATTTTCAGGGAAGAAGGAATAGACAAAGTGTATGTTTAAATTCAAAGATGAGATTAGATATGATGAGACCAGATGAGATAAAATAGTTGAATGGAAAGCAAAGAATGAAAGCAAGATCGTAGATGAACTGTGAAAGAAATGAAGCACAGCAGAAATAAGGTGAAATCAACAGATTTAATGTGTCTCATTCTGTCAAAGTGTTGTTGAAGTCAGACTGAGGAGAGTGAActggtaaaaatacaaagaataacaTTAGAAATAATACTCTCCAGTTGTAGGATATTAATTATCTCTGGAAGGAGGGTGGGAAATATTGTGGAAGTGCAGAAGTAGTATGATTCAATTGTATTGAACCTTCCCTCAAGAAACAGTGTGATGGGTTACATGGGATTTTTAgttatgctttatttatttttttatatatttttattgtatatatttggtAAAAAAAGATAAGTGAATATATTCCTGATGTAGTACTTGGCAAACCACTGAGTTTAACAGAAGATAAAcagtatttttatattcataGTAAAAATATCTCCTAATGTGTTTTAGTttctttagcaaatatttattaagattaTTCCATGCTTTAAGAACTATGATTAGAATTTAGGATAAAGGAATTTTCATGAAGGCAATGAACATAAAGGTGCAGCCCCGTTTCTTACATTGAAGTATATATTCTATGTGTCAATATGATGTTTGTAGAATTTTTAAAGCTTAATTATTGCCTTGTTTTTCAGTTACAAAGAGAACTATGTTAAATTTTCCTATactgtacatttttcttttttccttgggGATGAatcaatgttcttttttttttttttttttttttttaactttatttttggtTCAGGTGGTACAGGTGTAGGTTTTTTACATGGAAAATTTCATACCACTGGGGTTTGATGTACAAACGATTTCATCAAACAGATAGAGAATGTAATACCCAGtaagtagtttttcagccctcacCCTTTTCCCACCCTCTGACCTCA encodes:
- the LOC105468629 gene encoding olfactory receptor 52A5 isoform X1; amino-acid sequence: MAQQRIEDETANLLLDSAEQIMPTFNGSVFMPSAFILIGIPGLESVQCWIGIPFSAMYLIGVIGNSLILVIIKHENSLHIPMYIFLAMLAGTDIALNTCILPKMLGIFWFHLPEISFDACLLQMWLIHSFQAIESGILLAMALDRYVAICIPLRHATIFSQQFLTHIGLGVTLRAAILIIPSLGLIKCCLKHYRTTVISHSYCEHMAIVKLAIEDIRVNKIYGLFVAFAILGFDIIFITLSYVQIFITVFQLPQKEARFKAFNTCIAHICVFLQFYLLAFFSFFTHRFGSHIPPYVHILLSNLYLLVPPFLNPIVYGVKTKQIRDHVLKVFFFKKVT
- the LOC105468629 gene encoding olfactory receptor 52A5 isoform X2, whose amino-acid sequence is MPTFNGSVFMPSAFILIGIPGLESVQCWIGIPFSAMYLIGVIGNSLILVIIKHENSLHIPMYIFLAMLAGTDIALNTCILPKMLGIFWFHLPEISFDACLLQMWLIHSFQAIESGILLAMALDRYVAICIPLRHATIFSQQFLTHIGLGVTLRAAILIIPSLGLIKCCLKHYRTTVISHSYCEHMAIVKLAIEDIRVNKIYGLFVAFAILGFDIIFITLSYVQIFITVFQLPQKEARFKAFNTCIAHICVFLQFYLLAFFSFFTHRFGSHIPPYVHILLSNLYLLVPPFLNPIVYGVKTKQIRDHVLKVFFFKKVT